From a single Saccharomyces kudriavzevii IFO 1802 strain IFO1802 genome assembly, chromosome: 15 genomic region:
- the SER1 gene encoding O-phospho-L-serine:2-oxoglutarate transaminase (similar to Saccharomyces cerevisiae SER1 (YOR184W); ancestral locus Anc_6.84): MSLEREEPQHFGAGPAQMPTPVLQQAAKDLINFNDIGLGIGEISHRSKDATKVIEDSKRHLVELLDIPDTHEVFYLQGGGTTGFSSVATNLAAAYVGKHGKIAPAGYLVTGSWSQKSYEEARRLHVPAEIIFNAKDYNGGKFGTIPDEALWEDKIKGKSFSYVYLCENETVHGVEWPALPKCLVNDPNIEVVADLSSDILSRKIDISQYGVIMAGAQKNIGLAGLTLYIIKKSILKNISGASDEILHELGVPITPIAFDYPTVVKNNSAYNTIPIFTLHVMDLVFQHILKKGGVAAQQAENEQKAKILYEALDSNPAFYNIPVDSKCRSKMNVVFTLKKNGLDDKFLKEAAARKLTGLKGHRSVGGFRASIYNALSVQTVQNLVDFIEEFAENNA; encoded by the coding sequence ATGTCTTTGGAAAGAGAGGAACCACAACATTTTGGAGCGGGGCCAGCTCAAATGCCTACACCAGTTTTGCAGCAAGCTGCTAAGGACTTaatcaatttcaatgaCATAGGTTTAGGTATTGGTGAGATTTCTCATCGTTCTAAGGATGCAACCAAGGTGATTGAAGATTCTAAGAGGcacttggttgaattgtTAGATATTCCTGACACCCATGAGGTGTTTTACTTACAAGGTGGTGGTACTACTGGGTTTTCTTCTGTGGCTACCAATTTGGCCGCTGCATATGTGGGAAAGCACGGGAAAATTGCACCAGCTGGTTATTTAGTCACCGGTAGTTGGTCCCAAAAATCTTATGAAGAAGCAAGAAGATTGCATGTTCCTGCCGAAATTATCTTCAATGCTAAGGATTACAACGGCGGAAAATTTGGCACGATTCCAGATGAAGCTCTTTGGGAAGATAAGATCAAAGGTAAAAGCTTTTCGTATGTATATCTGTGTGAGAATGAAACTGTCCATGGTGTTGAATGGCCAGCTTTACCAAAATGCTTGGTCAATGACCCAAATATTGAAGTTGTTGCTGATTTATCCAGTGATATTTTATCTCGTAAAATTGATATCTCACAATATGGGGTTATCATGGCGGGTGCTCAAAAGAACATTGGTTTAGCGGGTTTAACCTTATAcattatcaagaaatctaTACTAAAGAATATTTCTGGCGCTTCTGATGAAATTCTACATGAACTGGGAGTGCCAATCACTCCTATTGCCTTTGACTATCCGACAGTGGTGAAAAACAACTCTGCCTATAATACAATTCCAATTTTCACATTGCATGTTATGGATCTTGTTTTCCAacatattttgaagaagggcGGTGTTGCAGCGCAGCAAGCTGAAAATGAACAGAAGGCAAAGATACTATACGAAGCCCTAGACTCAAATCCAGCTTTTTACAACATACCAGTGGATTCGAAATGTAGATCAAAGATGAATGTTGTTTTCACTCTCAAGAAGAATGGTCTTGATGACAAATTCTTAAAGGAGGCAGCAGCTCGTAAATTAACGGGTTTGAAGGGTCACCGTTCGGTCGGTGGGTTTAGAGCCTCCATCTATAACGCACTGTCAGTACAAACCGTGCAAAATTTGGTAGATTTCATTGAGGAATTTGCCGAAAATAACGCTTAA
- the LAS17 gene encoding actin-binding protein LAS17 (similar to Saccharomyces cerevisiae LAS17 (YOR181W); ancestral locus Anc_6.81) has translation MGLLNSADKETIKRALPKTSNKIIDVAVARLYIAYPDKDEWQYTGLSGAAALVDDLVGNTFFLKLVDINGHRGVIWDQELYVNFEYYQDRTFFHTFEMEECFAGLLFVDINEASHFLKRVQKRERYANRKTLLNKNAMALTKKVREEEKSQVVQGPRGESLIDNQRKRYNLENAKTIPTTKHKAPPPPPPTADTFDSDQASSFSDVNSTTTSAPTTPAPPLPPASPEVAKEEARPKHSLPPLSSQFTPLPGPPQHNTPPPHNTSSQPQNNPFPFPIPEASPTNSGTSPFPCPVSQQQFNQPPPMGMPQQGRPLPQLPSRNNRPVPPPPPVRATTGGAGARSPVPAPPPRRGPAPPPPPHRHLTANTINSIATNSLPPQATGRRGPVPPPPPRASRPMIDVSMQQNPHQYNNPNQPFGYQTNTNISSPPPPPPMTTFNNLTPQMTPSNGPSAAPQRQSSQIPTYSINAPAAPPPPPAFLGQPQASQAVPPAPPAPAPPSLQSTASAPPPPPPAFLTQPPHSGRAPPPPQMPAASTSGGVSLSEATGDAGRDALLASIRGVGGIGALKKVDKSQLDKPSVLLQEARGDPTPPLAAAGNGGTVGGPPASLADALAAALNKRKNKVGADDDMDNGDDW, from the coding sequence ATGGGGCTTCTAAATTCTGCAGATAAGGAAACTATTAAAAGGGCTCTACCAAAGACTTCGAACAAGATTATTGATGTCGCTGTGGCCAGACTCTACATTGCATATCCCGACAAAGACGAGTGGCAGTACACTGGACTCTCAGGAGCTGCTGCTCTGGTAGATGATCTCGTGGGAAatacatttttcttgaaattggtCGATATCAACGGCCATAGAGGAGTTATTTGGGACCAAGAATTATATGTGAATTTTGAATACTACCAAGACCGTACTTTTTTCCACACCTTCGAAATGGAAGAGTGCTTTGCAGGTTTACTATTTGTCGATATTAATGAGGCGTCGCACTTCTTGAAGAGAGTCCAAAAACGTGAAAGATACGCCAACAGGAAGACTTTGTTGAATAAGAATGCCATGGCCTTGACCAAAAAAGttagagaagaagaaaaatcacAGGTAGTACAAGGCCCAAGGGGAGAGTCATTGATCGacaatcaaagaaaaagatataaCTTAGAAAATGCGAAAACAATCCCAACAACAAAGCATAAAGCccctcctcctcctccgCCAACCGCTGATACTTTTGATTCTGATCAAGCAAGTTCTTTTTCCGATGTTAATTCGACAACAACATCTGCACCCACTACCCCAGCCCCACCTCTTCCTCCTGCATCTCCTGAAGTAGCGAAGGAAGAGGCACGCCCTAAGCATAGTTTACCGCCTTTGTCAAGCCAGTTTACGCCATTACCAGGCCCTCCACAACATAATACCCCTCCTCCGCACAATACTTCTTCACAACCTCAAAATAATCCATTTCCGTTTCCGATTCCTGAAGCTTCCCCAACAAACTCGGGAACAAGCCCATTTCCATGCCCGGTATCTCAACAGCAATTCAATCAACCACCTCCAATGGGAATGCCACAACAGGGTAGACCTCTTCCACAATTACCTAGTAGGAATAACCGTCCTGTACCACCTCCACCACCAGTGCGTGCAACTACCGGAGGTGCGGGAGCTCGTTCGCCTGTACCTGCACCACCGCCAAGACGTGGGCCAGCACCACCTCCCCCACCCCATAGGCACTTGACTGCTAATACTATCAATTCTATCGCGACGAACAGCCTTCCTCCACAGGCTACTGGAAGAAGAGGACCCGTACCACCACCCCCTCCAAGAGCATCTCGCCCGATGATAGACGTATCCATGCAACAAAATCCACACCAGTATAATAATCCTAACCAGCCCTTTGGATATCAAACAAACACTAATATATCGTCTCCTCCCCCTCCTCCTCCAATGACAACCTTCAACAACCTAACACCGCAAATGACTCCCTCTAATGGGCCATCTGCGGCCCCACAACGCCAAAGTTCTCAGATACCTACTTACAGTATAAATGCACCAGCGGCACCACCACCTCCTCCAGCATTTTTGGGGCAACCGCAGGCATCTCAAGCAGTTCCTCCGGCACCTCCAGCACCTGCTCCACCATCGCTACAATCTACGGCGAGTGCTCCTCCACCCCCACCGCCAGCATTCCTTACACAGCCTCCTCATTCTGGGCGTGCTCCTCCACCTCCTCAGATGCCGGCAGCATCAACATCCGGTGGCGTCTCACTTTCAGAAGCTACTGGAGATGCAGGACGTGATGCTCTATTAGCTTCGATTAGAGGCGTAGGTGGTATAGGCGCCTTGAAAAAGGTAGATAAATCACAGCTAGATAAACCTTCGGTTTTACTTCAAGAAGCACGTGGAGATCCTACTCCACCACTAGCAGCGGCAGGCAATGGTGGCACAGTTGGTGGACCGCCAGCTTCTTTGGCTGATGCACTGGCAGCAGCTCtgaacaaaaggaaaaataaagtggGAGCTGATGACGACATGGACAATGGCGATGATTGgtaa
- the RPS30B gene encoding 40S ribosomal protein eS30 (similar to Saccharomyces cerevisiae RPS30A (YLR287C-A) and RPS30B (YOR182C); ancestral locus Anc_6.83) — translation MAKVHGSLARAGKVKSQTPKVEKTEKPKKPKGRAYKRLLYTRRFVNVTLINGKRRMNPGPSVQ, via the exons ATG GCTAAAGTTCACGGTTCTCTAGCTCGTGCTGGTAAGGTTAAGTCTCAAACTCCAAAGgttgaaaaaactgaaaagcCAAAGAAGCCAAAGGGTCGTGCTTACAAGAGATTATTGTACACCAGAAGATTCGTTAACGTCACTTTGATTAACGGtaagagaagaatgaacCCAGGTCCATCCGTCCAATAA